The following is a genomic window from Verrucosispora sp. WMMD573.
GGCGTACCGGCCACCGTCGCCGAGGTGGTCGCCGCCGGCCGGCTGGCCCGCCGGGGGATCCTGCGCCCACCCGGGCGCGCCGACCGGGAGGCCGTCGCCGAGGCGCTGCGCGCCGTCGGCCTCGCCGACCGGGCGAAGGACCCGGTCAGCACCCTCTCCGGAGGGCAGCAGCAGCGCACGCTCATCGCCCGCGCCCTGGCCGGGCAGCCCGAGCTGCTGATCCTCGACGAGCCGACGGCCGGCGTGGACGCGGCCAGCCAGGAGGCGTTCGCCGGTGCGTTGCGCGACTTCACCGTCGGCGGAGGCACCGTGCTGCTCGTCGCCCACGAGTTGGGCCCGCTGCGCCCGGTGATCGGCCGGGCGATCGTCGTACACCAGGGGTTCGTGGCGCACGACGGCGCCGTGCCGGAGCCGGCCGGCCACCACGCGGCGCCGGACCACGACCACGTGCATCCACACGGTCCCGAGGAGCCCGCCGGGCTGTGGAGCGCACGATGAGCCTCTTCCAGTACGAGTACATGCAGCTTGCGCTGGTCAGCGCTCTGATCATCGGGCTGACCGCGCCCGCGCTCGGCATCTACCTGGTGCAGCGGCGGCTGGCGCTGATCGGCGACGGCATCGGGCACGTCGCACTGACCGGGGTCGGTGCCGGCCTGCTCTTCCAGACCTCCCCCGTGATCATGGCAGTGATCGCGGCAACCGCCGGCGCGGTCGTCATCGAGCTGATTCGTGAACGCGGCCGTACCTCCGGCGATCTGGCCCTCGCGCTGCTCTTCTACGGCGGCATCGCCGGCGGGGTGGTGCTGGTCGGTCTCTCCGACAGCACCAGCTCCAATCTCAACGCGTACCTGTTCGGCGCGTTGAGCACGGCGTCGCGGGCGGACGTCGCCACCATCGCGGTGCTGGGTACGGCCGTGCTGGTGGTGATGATCGGGCTGCGGCCGGCGCTGTTCGCCGTCTGTCACGACGAGGAGTACGCCCGGGTATCCGGCCTGCCGGTGCGCGCGCTCAACCTGCTGCTCGCGGTCACCACGGCGATCACGGTGACGATCGCCATGCGCGCGGTCGGCGTGCTGCTGATCAGCGCGCTGATGGTCGTCCCGGTGGCCACCGCGCAGCAGGTCACCCGAGGGTTCCGCAGCACGATGGCGGCGGCGATGGCGTTGGGCCTGTTCGCCGGTGGCGCGGGCATCTGGATGGCGGCGACCGCCGACACCGCGCCCGGCGCCTCGGTGGTGGTGCTCGCGATCGCCTCGTTCGTGGTGGTCACCCTGCTGGCCGCCGGTTGGCGCCGGCTTCGGCGGGCCCGACCCCAGCCCGCGCCGGCCCCGGAGCCGCACGAGGTGGTGCTCGGCGGGTCCTGATCACGAGCGGCTCGCCGGTATTGGTTACCGTTGCAGGGTGACCAGCGGATCCGGCTATGACGCGTACGAGGGTGCCAGCGAGTTGCTGCGCGCCCTCTCGGCACCGATCCGGCTGGCCATCGTCAGTGAGCTGGCCGGTGGTGAGCGCTGTGTGCACGAGCTGGTGGACAAGCTCGGCGTGGCCCAGCCGCTGGTCTCCCAGCATCTGAGGGTGCTCCGTGGGGCGGGCGTGGTCCGGGGTTCCCGGCGGGGGCGGGAGATCGCGTACACCCTGGTCGACGAGCACGTCGCGCACATCGTGGCCGACGCGGTCAGCCACGCCGGGGAGGGATCATGAGCGAGCGGAGTGGCGTCATGAGCGAGCGAATCATCAGGCTCATTGCGGACGTGCCTCATGACGGCACGCAGCGGAGCGGAGTGGCGTCATGAGCGACGGTGGTACGGCGGTTCGCAACACCCGTCAACGGTCGGCGGTGAGCGCGCTGCTCGCCGAGACAGAGGGCTTCCACAGCGCCCAGGAGCTGCACGCGATGCTGCGCGACCGTGGCGAGCGGGTCGGGTTGACCACGGTCTACCGGACATTGCAGGGGTTGGCCGACGCGGGCGAGATCGACGTGATGCGCCCACCGGGCGGCGAGCACCTGTACCGCCGGTGCAGCGAGGGGCACCACCACCACCTGGTCTGCCGGGCCTGCGGTCGCACCGTCGAGGTCGCCGGCCCCACCGTGGAGACCTGGGCCGATCGCGTCGCCGCACAGCACGGTTTCACCGACGTCAGCCACACCCTCGAAATCTTCGGCACCTGCCCCACCTGCGCCCGCTGACCCCCCACCTCCCACCCGTCGATCTTGCACCTCTGGTCGGTACGAATACTGCCAGAGCGGAAATATC
Proteins encoded in this region:
- a CDS encoding ABC transporter ATP-binding protein, which codes for MTPDVITVTHGVVGYDGRPVLRDVSITVTAGEVVAILGANGSGKSTLIRAILGLVPLSAGTVTLFGRPVRRFRQWHRVGYVPQRLGAGSGVPATVAEVVAAGRLARRGILRPPGRADREAVAEALRAVGLADRAKDPVSTLSGGQQQRTLIARALAGQPELLILDEPTAGVDAASQEAFAGALRDFTVGGGTVLLVAHELGPLRPVIGRAIVVHQGFVAHDGAVPEPAGHHAAPDHDHVHPHGPEEPAGLWSAR
- a CDS encoding metal ABC transporter permease encodes the protein MSLFQYEYMQLALVSALIIGLTAPALGIYLVQRRLALIGDGIGHVALTGVGAGLLFQTSPVIMAVIAATAGAVVIELIRERGRTSGDLALALLFYGGIAGGVVLVGLSDSTSSNLNAYLFGALSTASRADVATIAVLGTAVLVVMIGLRPALFAVCHDEEYARVSGLPVRALNLLLAVTTAITVTIAMRAVGVLLISALMVVPVATAQQVTRGFRSTMAAAMALGLFAGGAGIWMAATADTAPGASVVVLAIASFVVVTLLAAGWRRLRRARPQPAPAPEPHEVVLGGS
- a CDS encoding metalloregulator ArsR/SmtB family transcription factor; amino-acid sequence: MTSGSGYDAYEGASELLRALSAPIRLAIVSELAGGERCVHELVDKLGVAQPLVSQHLRVLRGAGVVRGSRRGREIAYTLVDEHVAHIVADAVSHAGEGS
- a CDS encoding transcriptional repressor: MSDGGTAVRNTRQRSAVSALLAETEGFHSAQELHAMLRDRGERVGLTTVYRTLQGLADAGEIDVMRPPGGEHLYRRCSEGHHHHLVCRACGRTVEVAGPTVETWADRVAAQHGFTDVSHTLEIFGTCPTCAR